DNA from Aliarcobacter butzleri:
ATAAATTAATGCTATTGCCATCAAAAATAAAAATCCTTTTATAACTTTATTATAATTTTCTTGTGGAATTTTGTTCTTTATTTTGAGTCCAATAACCATTGCAACTACAACAAGTATTAAACTACTAAAAGAAATTGTTAACAACTCCTGCGTAAATGAACCATGAATTGCAAAAAGTATAATTTGAATAAGTTTTCCAAACAAAAAACATATATTTGAAGACTGAATTATCTCTTTTCTTGAATGTTTTGATTCTAAAGAATATATTATTAAAACCAAAGCCATAACATTTGTTAAACCACCTATAATTCCTGCACTCAATCCAAATATAACAAGTGAAGTTTTAGGTTTATTTTTTACCCAAACCATTTCAAATTTGAATTTTTGAATTAATAAATAAAATATAATTGAAATTGCCAATAATAATTTAAAGATTTCAGAACTACTATAGATTAATATTTGTGTACCAATAGCACTTCCTATCATCGCAAAAATCGCTAAAGGATAAAACCTTTTTATAGCACTTAAAAAGTTTCCTTCACTAAAAATAGCTATCAAATTAATCAAAAGAGTAGGAATAGCAACATACAAAATAGCTGTTTTCATATCTGTAATCATTGCTAAAAGAGGAGTTGAGATTAAAGGAAAACCAAAACCAATACTTCCTTGAACCAAAGAAGAAAAAAATAAAATTATTGAAAAGATGATTAAAAAATCAATATTTAAGTCCATAATAAATCCTAAAAAAGAAGGATTTATTATATATGAATATCATTTAATTTTGAAAATTTTTGTTTACTATTTCCAAAAAGTCCTTTGGATTTTTGTAACCAATAATTCTTGAAGCTTGAATTTCATTTTTATCTTTATCCCAAAATATTAAAGCAGGCGGTCCAACAACACCAAACTTTTTTTGTAAAGCTTTGTCTTCATCATTGTTTTCAGTTACATCAGCTTTTAATAAAGTAAATTCTTGAAGTTTATTTATAACTTGTTCATCTTGAAAAGTAATCTCTTCTAACTCTTTACATGAAACACACCATGATGCCCAAAAATCTAACATAACTGGTTTATTTGAGTTTTTAATTGCAAGTTCAAGTTCTTGAATATTTTTTACTTTTTTAAAAATCAACTTTTCATCAGAGACTTGTGTCATTTTTGATGAAGTAAATTTTTCCAAAGGATTTAAAGGATTTGTTGCACCACTAATTGCCCCAACAAATAAAATAACACCCACAATAAAAATCATAACAGTAATCAACTGAGTTAAAATATGTTGATAAATTTTTAGATAAATAGCACTTCCTAAAAGTAATAATGCCCATAAATATATAATTATACTTGCATCTAAAACTCTATCTAAAAGCCAAATTGCAACACCTAACATTACTATTCCAAAAATTTTTGTAATACTTTCCATCCAGCCACCAGGTTTTGGCATAAATTTTCCGGCACCTAAACCAATTAGAAGTAATGGAACTCCCATTCCTAAACTCATAACAAATAAAGCTAATCCACCAAGAATTGCATCACCTGTTTGTCCAATATAAACTAATGCTCCTGCAAGTGGAGGTGCAACACAAGGACCAACGATGAGAGCAGATAAGAATCCCATAATTGCAATTCCTAATATTCCTTGTTTTTCTTTTCCATCAGTTGTTTTATTTACTCTATTTTGAATAGCTTGAGGAAGTCTAATTTCAAAATAACCAAACATAGAAAATGCAAGGGCAACAAATATTAAAGCAAAAATAACTAATACATAAGGATTTTGAAGTGCTACTTGTAAATTTGCTCCAAAAATTCCTGCAATTACTCCAGCTATTGTATATGCAACACTCATTGATAAAACATAAACCAAAGATAAAAAGAAACCACGACTAGCCGTCATAGTTTCATTTTTTGAAGCACCAACAATAATTGATGATAAAATAGGAATCATCGGAAAAACGCAAGGAGTTAAAGATAAAAGTAAGCCAAATCCAAAAAATGTAAGTAAAACTAAAAGTAGGTTTTTCTCTTTTAAACTATTTGCAATACTATCTGTTTCATTAAGATTTTTATTTGTTTCAATTTTTTGTTCTAAATCTTTTTTTGCTTCGACTTTTTGTGCAATTTCATCTAAAGATAATAGATATTTTTCATTGATTGGAGCATAACAAAGTCCAGCTTTTGAACATCCTTGAAATTTTAACTCAATTTCAAACTCTTTTGAATCAACTTTTGATTTCAAAAGATTATAAGGAATAGTTAAATTTAAATCATCAAAATGCACAATAAATTCTTCATAATTTACAGGTTTTGGGATATTTAACTCTTTTGTAATCTCTATTTTTTGTGGTTTTAATATATTTATTTGTAATTTATCATGATATAAATATATATCTTTTCCTAATTCAAATTTGATATTTAAACTATCTTCATTTTTTATAAATTTTACTTTAAATGCCTCTTCTGGCTCTAAAACTTTATTTCCAAGTTCTAAAGAAAAAGAGTATATAAAAAGCGTTAAAAGCAATAAAATTTTTTTCATCATGCACCTATATTATCTTTTTTTATTTTTCTTTTCTGAGTATTTGAAGATTTTGGTTTTATATTTTTTTCTATGTAATCCATTATTTTTTGAGCTATATTTATATTTGTTGACTTTTCTATTCCTTCAAGTCCTGGACTCGAGTTTACTTCCATAACTAACGGTCCTCTTTTTGAAGGTATCATATCAACACCACAAACTCCAAGTCCCATTGCTCTTGCTGCAGCTATTGCAGTTGCTTTTTCTTTTCTACTAAGTTTATAAGCGACTGCACTTCCACCTTGATGTAAGTTTGACCTAAAGTCTCCTTCTGCCCCTTGTCTTTTCATCGCACCAACAACTTCGTTATCTACAATAAAAGCTCTTATATCTGTACCATTGGCTTCTTCAATATACTCTTGAACAAGTAAATTTACATCCATCCCATAAAAAGCATCAAGAACTGATTTAGCAGCTTTTTTACTATCCACTAAAACAACTCCAACACCTTGAGTTCCCTCTAAAATTTTTAAAACTAAAGGTGCTCCTCCACTTAAAGCAATAACATCTTTTGCATTTGATTTATTTGAAGCAAAAACTGTTCTTGGTAAATCCACATCATTTTTTGATAAAACTTGTAAACTTCTAAGTTTATCTCTACTTCTTGTAAGTGCTAGATTTCCTGTTGTACTAAATACATCTTGCATTTCAAAGTGTCTAACCATTGCTGCACCATAAAAAGTTTTACTTGCACCAATTCTAGGAATTATAGCATCGGGAATTGGTAACAATTTTCCTTCATAGTTCACAAGTAATTCACCTTTCATAATCTCAATCGTACATTTTAAATAATCTATTACTTTTACTTCCCAGCCTTTTGCCGTTGCTTCTTGTACTAGTCTTTTTGTTGAATACAAATTTTCATTTCTTGATAAGATATAGATTCTCATATTATTACCTTTTAATTAACCTTTGATAAATACTCTTTTGAAACATCTACTAAAAAACGATTTGTTAAAAATTTTCTTCCAATTAACATTGGATATTTCATATCTGAACGATCTGTCAAAGATATCACTGTTTTATAATTTTTCCCAAAAAAAGATACTACAACTTGAATTGATGCTCTTAATTGGATTATTCCGTTTGAACTTTTAACTTTTTTTAATTTATAAAGAGGCATTTTTATTTTTTTACCATGGTAAGCTGGATGAACTTCATCTAATAAAGAAAAGTGAACAAACTTTTCATCATCAATAAATATATCATCGCAATGTAACGAATTTGAATCTGCGCCAGTATCTATTTTAGCATCTAAGCCATAAAGCTCTAAGTCTAAAATATCAATAACTTCTCTTCTTCCAATAACTTTCATTTGTGACATAACTTACCTCTTTAATAAAGGTTATTATATCACAAAAGATTTTTTTAGGCTATTTTTTGCTATCGCTAGCTTTTTGTAAAATAGCAATAACTTCTTCTAAATTTTCATAAGGAATATGAGCTTTCCATTGAACATCTATTCCATTTAATGAAACACCTATGCTTACAATATCATCTGTATCTTTTCCATAAGGTTCTGTTACATTAGAGATTGTTATTTTTCCTTTTTTTGTACCTGCTAATGCTAATGTTCCAATTTCTGTAATAACTGACATATTTCTCTCCTTTAATAAATATTTCTAAATTGTACAAAAATAAACTTTTGTTTAATTAAAACTATTCAATGTTTAAAGAAGGTTCGCCTAAGTAAAAACCTTGAAATTCATCAACACCCATTTCTAAAAGTAAATCTAGAATTTCTTTTGTATGTACATATTCAGCAATAGTTTTGATATTTAATGCTTTTGAAAAGGCAATAATTGATTTTACAATTTCATAAGAGTTTTTATCTATATCTATATATTTTATTAAAGAACTATCTATTTTTAAATAATCTGGTCTTATTCTCATAATTCTTATAAAGTTTGAATAACCTGTTCCAAAATCATCTATTGCAATTTTTACACCATGCTTTTTATACTTTGAAATAAACTCTTCTAAATGTTCATAATCAGAGATATAATCACTTTCTAGTATCTCAAATATTATTCTTTGTTTATCTTTTTTCTCTAATCTATCCATTTTATTATCTAAAAACTCTATAAACTCATTATTTAAAATATCTTTAAAACTTATATTTAATGATATTTGTTTTTTTGTTTTTAGTAAATTATCAAATGTTTTTGAGATAATGATATGAGACAATTGTAAATACTGTTTTGTTTTAAAAGATACAGATAAAAATAGATTTGGTGTAAAGTATATCACTTTCTCATTTTCATCAATATCTCTTATTCTCATCAAAGTTTCATATTTTACAATTTCTTTATTTCTATCGAAAATTGGTTGATAAAAAGGTATTACATTATTTTCTAAAATAGCTTTTTGTATTTTTTCTCGCCAATAAATAGATTTTTTAACAACTTCTTTTGTATCAATCTCATTGTTATAAACAAGAAATCTTTGATTTGTTTTTTTTGCTTTTTTTAGTGCAATTGCAGCTGTTCTAACTGGCTCTTCTTGTACAATAGAAATTCCTAATGTCATACTAATTAAAACATCTATTCCTAATTTATCAATATGAACTAATTTATTTTTAAATGTTAAAATCAAATCTTCAATAAATAGTTCAAATTGAAAAAATGGCATATTATCTTTATCTAATAAACAAAAAATATCACCACTTAATCTATAAGCGCTTACATTATAATTTTTTTCAAACTCTTTTAAAATTTTTGCAACTTCAACCAAAACTAGTTCAGCTGATACAAATCCATAAAGTTCATTAATATCACCAAAAGAGTCTAAATCAAGTAAAGCAATTGATACAAATTCTGCATTTTTTATATCATTATCTAAAGCAACCCTATTTTTTAAACCAGTTAGCTTATCAACTGATAATTTTTCTTCTATTTCTTTTACTTTTTGAAGAACTTCTTCTTCACATCTTTTCTTAGCTTTTGCTAGCAAATATATAATTAAAATAGAAATCCCAAGTAGGATTAGTAAAAAAATTAAAACTTTATAATTTTCCAATTCTTTGACCAAATTTCACATTTTGATTTAGTAAATTATCAATTTGAACACTATCTTTTTCCCAAATCATAACAACAGTTGAACCCATTTTAAAATATCCTAAACATTCACCTTTTGTTATTTCGATATTGTCATAATTGTAAACTTTTATCTCTTTTGCATTTTTGTTAGTCTCAACTCTATTTTCAAATTCAAATACCATTTGACCAACATTTAAAGCTCCAACAAATACCATATAAAAAAGTTTTCCATTGTTTTCGCACTCTAAAATAACTCTTTCATTTTGTACAAAAAGTTCAAATTCTTTATTTAGATATTTTAAATTTACAGGATAAAGCTTTCCTGGAACATGAATAAGCTTTTTTAGTTTAAAGTTACAAGGAGCATGATATCTATGATAATCTTTTGGCGCTAAATAAAAGTTCATAAAAGAACCATTTTTAACTTTTTCAAAGTTTTCACTACAATAATAAGTCAATAACTCTTCAACACTATATTCCATACCTTTTATTTGTAAAGCAGTGTCATCTTTTAGAGTTCCACATTCAGTTATAAAACTATCAGTTGGAGAAATAATTGAATCTTTGTCTTTATCTATCTCTCTTTTTATGATTAACTCTCTTGTGAATAAATCATTTAAAGATTTATAATATCTAGGATGTTTAAATTCAGCCATATTTAGCTTCATTAGTTTTACATAACTTAAATTTATAATTTTTTGGATAGGTGTAGGAAACTCTTTTTTAGCAAATTTTCCAAAATATTGAGATATTTGATTTGTGATGTGCATCATCTGCCTTTAAAAAATTTATTGGTAGATATTTTATCTTTTTTTACTTCTTAAATTGCTTTAATAAAGTTTTTGATACTCTTTGTTTTTTATTAAAGGATATTTATGTATAAAATTGTTGTACAAGATAGATGCAGCTGTTTTCAAAAAAGTGATTTAAAAAATAATTTAGAATTTGATTCAAAAGATGATGCTTTATTAAAAGCTATTGAGATGAAAAATATTATGAATAATAAATTTTGTAAAAAACATATCTTTGAAATTCAAGAGATGTTTAATAATTTTATAATCAAATTTTATAAAGAAGAACAAAAAACTTACTGCTGTGGAAATGGTTGTTGTATGTAACAACCATTTTCTAATTTTTAGGTAGAAGAATGTACATTTTACCTTTTTCTTTCATTCTTCCAGCATATTCAAAAGCATCTTTTCCAAATCCCCAGAAAAAATCAGCTCTAATTTCACCTTTAATCGCTCCACCAACATCAGCTGCAACCATCATTTGATTTATTGGCTGTTTTGATACTGGATTTTGTGTATTTAAAAATACAGGTGTTCCTAAAGGTATATAACTCTTATCTACAGCTAAGTTTCTTTTTGGAGTTAAAACAGTATTTAAAGCTCCCGTTGCTCCTTGATTAGAGATTTTAAAAAAGATATAACTTTCATTTAAATTAAAAATATAATCCATTTTTGAAGGGTTATTTGCAAAAAACTTTTTCATTGATTGAACAGACATTTCATCTTTTGTCATAAGTCCTTGATTTATCAAATAACCACCAATACTTGTATATGCTCTTCCATTTTGCTCAGCATAAGCAACATTTATTAGTTTTCCATTATCCAGCTGGATTTTTCCAGAACCTTGGATATGAAGGAAAAACAGATCAAATTTATCATCTACATAAGCTATAACTTCAAGATTTGGATTATTTGGATTTGATTCTATCTCTTTTCTTGTATCATAAGGAACTATTTTTTTACCAACTAATTTTCCACGAGATTTGTAACCTTCTAAATTTGCATTATCTGACGTAATTAAATTTTTTGGTATTTTATAAACTGGATATTTATATCTGGCACTTTTTTTCAAACTACCATATAATAAAGGTTCATAATATCCTGTAATTGTTCCTTCATCATGTGAATTACTATCATAAAGTTTATATGGTTGAAAATTTACTATAAAAAATTTTCTTCCATCAGTCTCATACTGAGCTTTTTGGCATACACTTTTAAATTGTTCATATTTTTTTGATTTTTGACAATCTTTTTTGAAAACTTCTAAAGCATAATTTAAATCATCTTCAAAAAAACCTTTTATCTCAGTAAAAGAAACTGGTTCCATTCTATTTTTAACTTCTTTTTTTTCTTCAAAAACCTCTTTTTTAGTAGAACATCCTGTAACCAAAAAAGTTAAAAATAGAATAAGTATTAAGCTTTTCATAAAATATAACTAAGAAAAACAAAAATAAGTAAAATAAATATAGTTTGCATGAAGTAGAGCTTTTACTCTACTTCAGCATCGATAACATCATCGTCATCTTTTTTTGCTTTTTGATTTGGTTGAGCACCTGCTTGCTCCCCTTGCTCTTTTTTATACATAGCTTCTGCTAATTTATGAGATTTATCAGTTAAAGTTTTTAATTTTTCTTCAATTTGCTCTTTTGTTGCATTTTCATCTTTTAAAGTCTCTTCTAAATCAGCTGCTGCATCAATAATAGCTTTTTTCTCATCTTCGCTAATTGCATTTTCATTTTCTTCTAAAGTTTTTCTAGTTGAGTGTAATAATGCATCTGCTTGATTTCTTACTTCAATAACTGCTTTTTTCTTAGCATCAGCTTCTTTGTTTGCTTCTGCTTCTGCAACCATTTTTTCAATTTCTGCATCACTTAATCCAGATGAACCTGAAATTGTAATTTTGTTTTCTTTTCCAGTTCCTTTATCTTTTGCACTTACATTTAAAACACCATTTGCATCAATATCAAATGTTACTTCAATTTGAGGAACACCTCTTGGAGCTGCTGGAATATCAGAAAGTTCAAACATACCTAAAGATTTATTATCTTTTGCAAACTCTCTTTCACCTTGGCATACATGAATAGAAACAGCAGGTTGATTATCATCAGCCGTTGAGAAAACTTGTGATTTTTTAACAGGAATTGTTGTTCCTTTATCAATAAGTTTTGTCATAACTCCACCTAAAGTTTCGATTCCTAAACTTAATGGTGTAACATCTAGTAAAAGAACATCTTTAACATCACCTCTTAAAACTCCAGCTTGAACTGCAGCACCAGCAGCAACTACTTCATCAGGATTTACACCTTTATTTAAATCTTTTCCAAAGAATTCTTTTACCACTTGGTTTGCTTTTGGAAGTCTTGTACTTCCTCCAACCATGATAATTTCATCGATGTCACCTTTACTTAATCCTGCTTCTTTAAGAGCAATTTTAATATGGTCTAAAGTTTCATCAATTAGTTTTTCAGTCATAGATTCAAATTTTGCTCTAGTTAAAGATTTAACTAAGTGAATTGGCCCTGCATTTCCCATAGAGATAAATGGTAAATTAATCTCTGTTGATTCAGCAGATGAAAGTTCTTTTTTAGCATTTTCAGCCGCATCTTTTAATCTTTGTAATGCCATTTTGTCATTTTTAATATCAAAACCATTTTCATCTTTGAACTCTTTTGCTAACCAATCAATAATCGCGTTATCAAAGTCATCTCCACCTAAAAAAGCATTTCCATCAGTTGAAAGTACTTCAAATGTTCCATCTCCAATTTCTAAAACAGTAACGTCAAAAGTTCCTCCACCTAAATCATAAACTAAAACTTTTTCTTCACCTTTTTTATCTAAACCATAAGCAAGTGATGCTGCAGTTGGTTCATTGATAATTCTTAATACATTAAGACCTGCAATTGTTCCAGCTTCTTGAGTAGCTTTTCTTTGTGCATCATTAAAATATGCAGGAACAGTAATAACTGCATCTGTAACTTTATCACCTAAATACTCTTCTGCATCAGCTTTTAATTTTCCTAAAATTTTTGCAGAAATTTCTTGAGGAGTATAAACTTTTCCAGCAATTTCAACTGCTGCTGCACCATTTCTATCAACAATTTTATAACCTACTTTTGATTGAGCTTCTTTTGCATTTGGCTCATTCATCATAAGTCCCATAATTCTTTTAATAGAATAAATAGTTTTTTCTGGATTTGTTATTGCTTGTCTTTTAGCTGGATCACCAACTAAAACTTCACCTTTATCTGTATATGCAACGATAGATGGAGTTGTATTTTTCCCCTCTTTATTTGGGATAATTTTTGCTTCACCATTTTCATAAACAGCAACACAAGAGTTTGTTGTTCCTAAATCTATTCCAATTACTTTACTCATTTTTTAGTCCTTTATTTTATTTTATAAAATTAAGGAACCTTTCATCTTTATATGTTCTTTAGCGGTTGAATAAATCCAACCTAAGAACCAATCTAAAGCACAAGAGAACTTGTGTTGATTCCTCAAGTTTTGTTTCTTATTTTAATTTTCTATTTAAATCATTAGTTTAGTGACATTACGGTCATTTTTTAGTTTGCTATACTTACCATTGAAGGTCTTAATAACCTATCTTTTAATACATAACCTTTTTGTAACTCTTGAACAATTTGTCCAGAATTATGTTCTGCACTATCAACTTGCATTACAGCATTATGAACATTTGGATCAAACTCACCATCAGTTTCAACCTTTGTAATATTATGTTTTTCAAAAGTCGTTATGAAGTTTTTAAGTGTAAGCTCAATTCCTTCTTTTAGTTTTTCTAAAAGCTCATTTGCATCAACATCAGCTTTAGCTGAATTTAATGCCATCTCTAAAGTATCAAGAGGTGTTAATAAATCTTTTGCAAATTTTTCACTTGCATAATCTATTGCTTGATATTTCTCTTTTTCTAATCTTTTTTTCATATTTTCAAAATCAGCATAAGCTCTTAAAAATTTCTCTTCACTCTCTTTTAATTCACTTTCAAGTCTAGCAACTTTTTCTTCTAAACTTTCAGTTTTTTGCTCAGCTTCTTCTGTTTTTATTTCTTCTTTTGTTTCAACAGTTTCTTGCTCTAAAATTTCATCTTTTTTTTCTTCACTCACATTTAACTCCTAAAAATTTGTAATTTTTTCATAAAAATATTCATAATCTTTTGGTAATTCACCAATAACCAACATTTTTACTTCTTCGTTATCTATTTTGCAATAGTTACATATTCCAATATAATCTGCTGGTAATAGTTTATCAAAATATAAACCTTCTTTTAAATCATCTAAAATTTGACCTTTTAGAAATCTATTTATTGTATATTCATCAAAACTATAATTTAATGCTATTGATAAAAACTCTTTATAATTAAAGATTTGAAAATCTGAAGCTAATAAGCTTTGATTTATTGAGTTATAAACTTCAAAAGCACCTACATCTTTTGATATTTTTAAAATATCTTTTATATGTAAATCTATCAAATCAACTAAAAATCTATAAAGAGCTTCACTATATCTAACACTAATTGCAAATGAAGAAAACTCCAATATCATATATCTATTTTCAACATTTATAATATTTTTTAGTATATCAGTTTTCTCTTTTTTTATAAAAATACTCAGTCCAATTTTAGAGGCATAATATTCTAATGCTCGTAAATTTACACCATCAATTTTAAAGTTAAGTTTTGATTTCCAATACTGTTTTAAAGCTTCATTTGTAGGTGTTCGTCCACTACTTATATGTTCTTGTGCAAGATATCCCTCATCTCCAAGTTTTTTAAAGTAACCTCTAATTGTTGCAGGAGAATAAGTAATATCATACATAGATTTAAGCTGTGTTGAACCTATTGGCTCTAAATGCTCTATGTAAGCTTTAATAATAGACTGTAATAAAAACTCTTTTTTATCTATCATAAAACGACCATTTTGTAAATTTAGCACTCTATATCTTAAACTGCTAAAGAATTATAACTTATTGAGTCTATATTTGTCAAGTGTTTTTTATAAATAGTTAAAAAAAGCTATTTATCTATTCATCCAACTTATAAACTCTATTTAGTAGTTTTTCCCATTTATTCTCTTTTCCCCAATCAACATTTGCTTTTTGAAGAAATTTTTCTCTTGTTAAGGTATAAGAGTCAATTTCATTAAAAGCAACTTTTGGAGTTAAATCTGTTCTTTTCGAAAATGGTAAAATTTTAAAACTAAGATTGTCTAACACAAGTGGTGATTTATTTTTGTCTTCTACATAAAGTAATACTAAGTGAAAACTAGCACTTCCTTGCACTTTTACAATAGCTGGATATAAATTTTCTTTTTTTACCCCTAATTCTAAAAGTGTAAAATACTTTGCTATTACATAATCTTCACAATCTCCATGACCTTTTATAAAAAATTCTTTAGGTGTCATCCAATAATCATCAATTCCCATTGAAGCATTATCAAATTCAGCAAGACTTCCATTTATAAAAAGATTTATTTGAGTCAATTTATTATTTATATCAAGATTTTTAGCTTTATTTTTTACTTCTTCATATTTTGCTAATCG
Protein-coding regions in this window:
- a CDS encoding EAL domain-containing protein, which gives rise to MVKELENYKVLIFLLILLGISILIIYLLAKAKKRCEEEVLQKVKEIEEKLSVDKLTGLKNRVALDNDIKNAEFVSIALLDLDSFGDINELYGFVSAELVLVEVAKILKEFEKNYNVSAYRLSGDIFCLLDKDNMPFFQFELFIEDLILTFKNKLVHIDKLGIDVLISMTLGISIVQEEPVRTAAIALKKAKKTNQRFLVYNNEIDTKEVVKKSIYWREKIQKAILENNVIPFYQPIFDRNKEIVKYETLMRIRDIDENEKVIYFTPNLFLSVSFKTKQYLQLSHIIISKTFDNLLKTKKQISLNISFKDILNNEFIEFLDNKMDRLEKKDKQRIIFEILESDYISDYEHLEEFISKYKKHGVKIAIDDFGTGYSNFIRIMRIRPDYLKIDSSLIKYIDIDKNSYEIVKSIIAFSKALNIKTIAEYVHTKEILDLLLEMGVDEFQGFYLGEPSLNIE
- the mltA gene encoding murein transglycosylase A, with product MKSLILILFLTFLVTGCSTKKEVFEEKKEVKNRMEPVSFTEIKGFFEDDLNYALEVFKKDCQKSKKYEQFKSVCQKAQYETDGRKFFIVNFQPYKLYDSNSHDEGTITGYYEPLLYGSLKKSARYKYPVYKIPKNLITSDNANLEGYKSRGKLVGKKIVPYDTRKEIESNPNNPNLEVIAYVDDKFDLFFLHIQGSGKIQLDNGKLINVAYAEQNGRAYTSIGGYLINQGLMTKDEMSVQSMKKFFANNPSKMDYIFNLNESYIFFKISNQGATGALNTVLTPKRNLAVDKSYIPLGTPVFLNTQNPVSKQPINQMMVAADVGGAIKGEIRADFFWGFGKDAFEYAGRMKEKGKMYILLPKN
- a CDS encoding heat-shock regulator → MIDKKEFLLQSIIKAYIEHLEPIGSTQLKSMYDITYSPATIRGYFKKLGDEGYLAQEHISSGRTPTNEALKQYWKSKLNFKIDGVNLRALEYYASKIGLSIFIKKEKTDILKNIINVENRYMILEFSSFAISVRYSEALYRFLVDLIDLHIKDILKISKDVGAFEVYNSINQSLLASDFQIFNYKEFLSIALNYSFDEYTINRFLKGQILDDLKEGLYFDKLLPADYIGICNYCKIDNEEVKMLVIGELPKDYEYFYEKITNF
- the rimK gene encoding 30S ribosomal protein S6--L-glutamate ligase; its protein translation is MRIYILSRNENLYSTKRLVQEATAKGWEVKVIDYLKCTIEIMKGELLVNYEGKLLPIPDAIIPRIGASKTFYGAAMVRHFEMQDVFSTTGNLALTRSRDKLRSLQVLSKNDVDLPRTVFASNKSNAKDVIALSGGAPLVLKILEGTQGVGVVLVDSKKAAKSVLDAFYGMDVNLLVQEYIEEANGTDIRAFIVDNEVVGAMKRQGAEGDFRSNLHQGGSAVAYKLSRKEKATAIAAARAMGLGVCGVDMIPSKRGPLVMEVNSSPGLEGIEKSTNINIAQKIMDYIEKNIKPKSSNTQKRKIKKDNIGA
- a CDS encoding ATP-dependent zinc protease family protein, with amino-acid sequence MSQMKVIGRREVIDILDLELYGLDAKIDTGADSNSLHCDDIFIDDEKFVHFSLLDEVHPAYHGKKIKMPLYKLKKVKSSNGIIQLRASIQVVVSFFGKNYKTVISLTDRSDMKYPMLIGRKFLTNRFLVDVSKEYLSKVN
- the grpE gene encoding nucleotide exchange factor GrpE, which translates into the protein MSEEKKDEILEQETVETKEEIKTEEAEQKTESLEEKVARLESELKESEEKFLRAYADFENMKKRLEKEKYQAIDYASEKFAKDLLTPLDTLEMALNSAKADVDANELLEKLKEGIELTLKNFITTFEKHNITKVETDGEFDPNVHNAVMQVDSAEHNSGQIVQELQKGYVLKDRLLRPSMVSIAN
- the dsbD gene encoding protein-disulfide reductase DsbD; translated protein: MKKILLLLTLFIYSFSLELGNKVLEPEEAFKVKFIKNEDSLNIKFELGKDIYLYHDKLQINILKPQKIEITKELNIPKPVNYEEFIVHFDDLNLTIPYNLLKSKVDSKEFEIELKFQGCSKAGLCYAPINEKYLLSLDEIAQKVEAKKDLEQKIETNKNLNETDSIANSLKEKNLLLVLLTFFGFGLLLSLTPCVFPMIPILSSIIVGASKNETMTASRGFFLSLVYVLSMSVAYTIAGVIAGIFGANLQVALQNPYVLVIFALIFVALAFSMFGYFEIRLPQAIQNRVNKTTDGKEKQGILGIAIMGFLSALIVGPCVAPPLAGALVYIGQTGDAILGGLALFVMSLGMGVPLLLIGLGAGKFMPKPGGWMESITKIFGIVMLGVAIWLLDRVLDASIIIYLWALLLLGSAIYLKIYQHILTQLITVMIFIVGVILFVGAISGATNPLNPLEKFTSSKMTQVSDEKLIFKKVKNIQELELAIKNSNKPVMLDFWASWCVSCKELEEITFQDEQVINKLQEFTLLKADVTENNDEDKALQKKFGVVGPPALIFWDKDKNEIQASRIIGYKNPKDFLEIVNKNFQN
- the dnaK gene encoding molecular chaperone DnaK, encoding MSKVIGIDLGTTNSCVAVYENGEAKIIPNKEGKNTTPSIVAYTDKGEVLVGDPAKRQAITNPEKTIYSIKRIMGLMMNEPNAKEAQSKVGYKIVDRNGAAAVEIAGKVYTPQEISAKILGKLKADAEEYLGDKVTDAVITVPAYFNDAQRKATQEAGTIAGLNVLRIINEPTAASLAYGLDKKGEEKVLVYDLGGGTFDVTVLEIGDGTFEVLSTDGNAFLGGDDFDNAIIDWLAKEFKDENGFDIKNDKMALQRLKDAAENAKKELSSAESTEINLPFISMGNAGPIHLVKSLTRAKFESMTEKLIDETLDHIKIALKEAGLSKGDIDEIIMVGGSTRLPKANQVVKEFFGKDLNKGVNPDEVVAAGAAVQAGVLRGDVKDVLLLDVTPLSLGIETLGGVMTKLIDKGTTIPVKKSQVFSTADDNQPAVSIHVCQGEREFAKDNKSLGMFELSDIPAAPRGVPQIEVTFDIDANGVLNVSAKDKGTGKENKITISGSSGLSDAEIEKMVAEAEANKEADAKKKAVIEVRNQADALLHSTRKTLEENENAISEDEKKAIIDAAADLEETLKDENATKEQIEEKLKTLTDKSHKLAEAMYKKEQGEQAGAQPNQKAKKDDDDVIDAEVE
- a CDS encoding phosphatidylserine decarboxylase, producing MHITNQISQYFGKFAKKEFPTPIQKIINLSYVKLMKLNMAEFKHPRYYKSLNDLFTRELIIKREIDKDKDSIISPTDSFITECGTLKDDTALQIKGMEYSVEELLTYYCSENFEKVKNGSFMNFYLAPKDYHRYHAPCNFKLKKLIHVPGKLYPVNLKYLNKEFELFVQNERVILECENNGKLFYMVFVGALNVGQMVFEFENRVETNKNAKEIKVYNYDNIEITKGECLGYFKMGSTVVMIWEKDSVQIDNLLNQNVKFGQRIGKL
- a CDS encoding sulfite exporter TauE/SafE family protein, which encodes MDLNIDFLIIFSIILFFSSLVQGSIGFGFPLISTPLLAMITDMKTAILYVAIPTLLINLIAIFSEGNFLSAIKRFYPLAIFAMIGSAIGTQILIYSSSEIFKLLLAISIIFYLLIQKFKFEMVWVKNKPKTSLVIFGLSAGIIGGLTNVMALVLIIYSLESKHSRKEIIQSSNICFLFGKLIQIILFAIHGSFTQELLTISFSSLILVVVAMVIGLKIKNKIPQENYNKVIKGFLFLMAIALIYQTIF